The Lebetimonas natsushimae genomic sequence TTTTTATTTGTATTAAATACCTTAACTCTGACATACTTATATAATAAACAGGCAAACACTTCTGTGGTGAATGAAGTTAAAATTCCTAAATCAGCCCCACTACCTCCCGCACCTGTAAAATGAGATTTTTTCTTTTTTTTCTGCCCATTTTACTTTTTGCAGAAGCCCATATTTTTGTACTTCACAGAATCAACGACCCCAGGCACTCTTATACAAACACTTCAACTGCAGAACTTGAAAAATATTTTAAATATATAAAAAGCCATAATTATAAAGCAATAAAACTATCAACTCTTATAAAAAAGATAAAAAATAAAGAAAACATTGACAATTACGTTGTTTTTACAATAGATGACAATTATAAAAGTTTTTATATAAACGGACTTCCTTTATTTAAAAAAAACAATATCCCTTTTACACTTTTTGTATATACCCAGGCAACTGAAGGAAAATGGGGGGATTTTATGACCTGGGACATGGTAAGAGAATGTGCCAAATATGGAGAACTTGGAGTACACAGCTATGCCCATCCACATCTTCCAAAACTCAGCAATCAAGAAATAAAAGAAGATACATTTAAAGCTATAAATTTATTTAAAAAAAGAATAGGCTATGTGCCTGATATGTATGCATATCCGTATGGAGAATATGATGA encodes the following:
- a CDS encoding polysaccharide deacetylase family protein, whose amino-acid sequence is MRFFLFFLPILLFAEAHIFVLHRINDPRHSYTNTSTAELEKYFKYIKSHNYKAIKLSTLIKKIKNKENIDNYVVFTIDDNYKSFYINGLPLFKKNNIPFTLFVYTQATEGKWGDFMTWDMVRECAKYGELGVHSYAHPHLPKLSNQEIKEDTFKAINLFKKRIGYVPDMYAYPYGEYDDRVKNIISKYFKIIANQNPGAIDLTTPINDLDRIALTGKVNIAKKLKFKRLHIKNLVIQRNKNLIQKISGKIQENLSYVNIYLTDFGWKYHIKVKNHKFSFYPDFKLKRFRNRVIIRYNYKIFSRMIIKY